One genomic region from Croceicoccus sp. YJ47 encodes:
- a CDS encoding NAD-dependent succinate-semialdehyde dehydrogenase, which yields MIFRGPDQALGSIVCEFIWNFPAAMVTRKLAPALASGCTVILKPSELTPFTALALALLGEEAGIPAGALNVICGAPAPIGEVLLADLRVRKFTFTGSTNVGKRLAARCMDPLKRVSLELGGNAPFIVFHDADLEKAVAGAVASKFRNAGQTCVCANRFVVQGKVYAEFSERLAEAVRSFKVGDGFGEEVTQGPLINDLAVDKVARHVEDARARGAILLFGGERHAAGKQFFQPTVLTEVPRDALLCSEETFGPVAGLVRFESEREAIELANASSAGLASYLFTKDFDRAHRVSNALDYGMVGLNTGLISSELAPFGGCKESGIGREGSKYGMAEFEELKTICAEFGEATTP from the coding sequence CTGATCTTCAGGGGTCCTGACCAGGCGCTTGGCTCTATCGTGTGCGAATTCATCTGGAATTTCCCGGCGGCGATGGTGACGCGGAAGCTTGCACCGGCCCTTGCGTCCGGTTGTACCGTCATCTTGAAGCCATCTGAGTTGACGCCGTTCACGGCTTTGGCGTTGGCGCTGTTGGGCGAGGAGGCGGGGATTCCCGCCGGTGCGCTTAACGTCATTTGTGGTGCGCCGGCGCCGATCGGCGAGGTTCTGCTTGCGGACCTCAGAGTTCGAAAATTTACGTTCACAGGCTCCACTAATGTGGGCAAAAGGCTGGCGGCGAGATGCATGGATCCGCTTAAGCGCGTTTCTCTGGAGCTTGGCGGTAACGCGCCATTTATTGTCTTTCATGACGCCGACTTAGAGAAGGCGGTGGCTGGCGCTGTTGCTTCGAAGTTTCGAAACGCGGGTCAAACGTGTGTTTGCGCCAATCGATTTGTAGTCCAGGGAAAGGTTTACGCAGAGTTTAGCGAGCGGCTCGCTGAGGCTGTGCGATCATTCAAGGTTGGCGACGGCTTCGGGGAAGAGGTCACTCAGGGACCGCTCATCAATGACTTGGCGGTCGACAAGGTGGCTCGCCATGTTGAAGACGCGCGCGCGCGAGGTGCGATTCTGCTCTTTGGAGGCGAACGTCATGCCGCGGGCAAGCAGTTCTTTCAACCGACTGTGCTCACAGAGGTGCCGCGAGACGCCTTGCTCTGCAGCGAGGAAACGTTTGGGCCTGTCGCGGGTCTTGTTCGTTTTGAGTCAGAACGTGAAGCGATTGAGTTAGCCAATGCATCGAGCGCGGGTCTTGCATCGTATCTCTTCACCAAAGACTTTGACCGTGCGCACCGTGTCTCAAATGCGCTCGACTACGGGATGGTTGGATTGAACACAGGGCTTATTTCGAGTGAGCTCGCGCCATTTGGGGGATGCAAAGAGTCCGGGATCGGCCGGGAGGGGTCGAAGTACGGCATGGCGGAGTTCGAAGAACTGAAAACGATCTGCGCCGAGTTCGGCGAAGCCACAACCCCATGA
- a CDS encoding C45 family peptidase: MQVFSLAGEPKSRGLAHGRTHAAAIKSWLGAWLKSLQAAGVGNPDVYARRFLAESGLVVCIEHDAPDLLEEIRGTSLGANVPFDLVLAAQLMDEEWEYRRSQNTRFTKPEKCSTLAIASAGSPVWIGQNMDLGAWTDGHQVVLHIAEPDGNPDALVFSLAGMIGLMGVNECGLAVAVNALPELSRLRPGLPVAFIIRKLLQATSLTDASAVLLATEHATCQHYLLADPTGLRSFEVGHDTIVELSGATADRLFHTNHALAPQLQQVTSTYDQLNSKCRLTSLSDRLTSAKPTLTVIQNALCASDHATHPVCRPHPGAQSQHNTNFTTGSMIARLEFRVDLISAWFSIGPPDRDGYHALRFED; this comes from the coding sequence ATGCAGGTTTTTTCACTCGCCGGCGAACCGAAGTCCCGAGGTCTAGCGCACGGTCGCACACACGCTGCCGCGATAAAATCGTGGCTAGGCGCTTGGCTCAAAAGTTTGCAGGCCGCCGGCGTGGGCAATCCTGACGTCTACGCGCGGCGGTTTCTAGCCGAGTCCGGTCTAGTTGTTTGCATTGAGCACGACGCTCCCGATCTGCTCGAGGAGATACGGGGAACGTCTCTCGGCGCTAATGTCCCGTTCGATCTCGTGCTAGCGGCGCAGCTCATGGACGAGGAATGGGAGTATCGACGATCGCAAAATACTCGATTCACAAAACCCGAAAAATGCAGCACGCTGGCGATTGCTTCGGCGGGCTCGCCGGTCTGGATCGGTCAGAATATGGACCTCGGCGCGTGGACCGATGGCCACCAGGTCGTGCTGCACATCGCTGAGCCCGACGGCAATCCCGACGCCCTCGTTTTTTCTCTCGCAGGCATGATTGGGCTAATGGGCGTGAACGAATGCGGCCTCGCGGTAGCAGTTAACGCTCTTCCTGAACTATCAAGGTTGCGACCGGGCCTCCCCGTCGCATTCATCATTCGAAAACTGCTGCAGGCAACATCCCTGACGGACGCAAGCGCAGTCCTATTGGCTACTGAGCACGCAACCTGCCAGCATTACCTGCTTGCGGACCCGACAGGGCTGCGCTCCTTTGAAGTTGGCCATGACACAATCGTCGAACTCAGTGGCGCAACGGCGGATAGATTATTCCATACCAATCACGCACTCGCCCCGCAGCTTCAACAAGTGACTTCGACATATGATCAACTGAACAGCAAATGCCGCTTAACGTCGCTAAGCGACAGGCTCACAAGTGCAAAGCCAACATTGACCGTTATCCAGAATGCGCTCTGCGCGTCCGATCACGCAACTCACCCAGTTTGCCGGCCCCATCCGGGCGCGCAATCTCAGCACAATACCAACTTCACCACGGGCTCGATGATCGCTCGCCTGGAATTCAGGGTCGACCTTATATCCGCCTGGTTTAGCATCGGCCCGCCTGACCGGGACGGCTATCATGCTTTGCGGTTTGAAGATTAG
- a CDS encoding MFS transporter, which produces MTLKSIFQIFLLALAMLIAGYVRTAISPLQEAMRLSLHLSDNQMALLQGPIIGVPVTLTAIPLGLLIDRANRARLLLGLVTIAVAANFATAFARDFTQLLSTRAIAGVSALAILPVVYSLVADHFAPHLRGRMITVATIGQIVGNSMAFALGGELLVLAQAHSGDWRTALSWLAAPGVAVVLLMLLLREPPRLEEAKGTQTIAGAWEELRHTRTLILMLSAGIICAEIAIGAMIIWASPMFSRTYAAAPDAIGFLMGSGMLISGVLGPVIGGGLADYCQRTGGTGRALLFLVLLAALGAPASLFAFAPTFSWASALLMVSLTLMIGVAMMGITLVMNVVPDRLRGLCMSVLVAAILLFSLAVAPPLVSVLSNVLGGIDMIGKALSIVCVAAALGSTFAFFLARRYFKESVGAAGSTATGTVTAQ; this is translated from the coding sequence ATGACTCTCAAAAGCATCTTCCAAATATTCCTGCTGGCGCTGGCGATGCTGATCGCCGGCTATGTGCGCACGGCTATCAGCCCCCTGCAGGAGGCGATGCGCCTGTCCCTTCATCTATCCGACAATCAAATGGCCCTGTTGCAAGGACCGATCATTGGGGTTCCGGTGACATTAACAGCCATACCATTGGGTCTATTGATCGATCGCGCCAATCGCGCGCGGCTGCTCCTTGGTCTTGTGACAATCGCTGTTGCCGCTAATTTCGCCACCGCATTTGCGCGCGACTTCACACAGCTCCTCAGCACGCGAGCAATTGCCGGGGTGTCCGCGTTAGCGATCCTGCCCGTAGTTTATTCCTTAGTCGCCGACCACTTCGCGCCGCACCTGCGTGGTCGCATGATTACCGTCGCCACCATCGGACAAATTGTCGGCAACTCCATGGCTTTCGCCCTGGGGGGAGAACTTCTAGTGCTGGCGCAGGCCCACAGCGGGGACTGGCGCACGGCCTTGAGTTGGCTTGCCGCACCGGGCGTCGCCGTTGTGCTGCTCATGCTCTTGCTCCGCGAGCCTCCGCGCTTGGAGGAGGCTAAAGGGACGCAGACGATCGCTGGCGCGTGGGAAGAGTTGCGCCACACACGCACTCTTATCTTGATGCTTTCAGCCGGAATTATCTGCGCAGAAATTGCCATCGGAGCCATGATTATCTGGGCTAGTCCGATGTTCTCACGCACCTATGCCGCAGCGCCCGACGCGATCGGCTTTCTCATGGGCTCAGGCATGCTGATCAGCGGTGTATTGGGCCCAGTCATCGGGGGAGGCCTTGCCGACTACTGTCAACGCACGGGCGGCACTGGCCGAGCCTTGCTCTTTCTCGTGTTGCTAGCCGCCCTGGGCGCACCCGCAAGCTTGTTCGCATTTGCTCCGACTTTTTCTTGGGCGAGCGCTCTCTTGATGGTCTCGCTTACCCTGATGATTGGCGTGGCGATGATGGGCATCACGCTCGTGATGAATGTCGTTCCCGACCGTCTTCGCGGCCTCTGCATGTCCGTGCTCGTCGCAGCAATCCTGCTCTTTTCGCTGGCAGTAGCGCCACCGCTGGTTAGCGTTTTGTCCAACGTGCTCGGAGGGATCGACATGATCGGCAAAGCACTCTCCATCGTGTGTGTGGCCGCGGCACTCGGATCGACTTTCGCGTTCTTTCTGGCTCGCCGCTATTTTAAAGAAAGCGTTGGCGCGGCAGGCTCGACGGCGACGGGCACGGTCACCGCCCAATGA
- a CDS encoding ADP-ribosylglycohydrolase family protein, with translation MSRNLRTSITDPIQIPTLSAASGRIGISFCPGKQGPALAGYEWKRDLAADLDAVREWGAAAVVSLIEKHEIELLGVADLETAVGARGMEWFHLPIPDVRAPGEEFEQRWLQSGARLRSLLTNGKSIFIHCRGGLGRAGTVAARLLIELGITGADTAIAKVRQVRPGAIETKAQEDHLREIERIYDRSYGCLVGLAVGDAVGTTLEFKPRDSYAHITDMVGGGPFGLDAGTWTDDTSMALALGEALLASAAKGSAFEPGEAQRRFVDWWRNGAFSPTGSCFDIGIATRQALARFEETGDPIAGSTDSYSAGNGSLMRLAPVAIWGIQQDPAVVTRVARLQSMTTHAADACLDACEAYALVLRAAILGASFEDALAVPSGEYGPEVGPIMAGSWRGKARDQIASSGFVAHSLEAAIWSVANTTSFDDAVLLAANLGDDADTTAAIAGQLAGAIYGASSIRQSWLEKLAWREEIETLARKLAFPAVALSN, from the coding sequence ATGAGCAGAAATCTTCGAACCAGCATCACTGATCCGATCCAGATTCCCACACTGTCAGCCGCGTCAGGACGCATCGGCATTTCCTTTTGTCCCGGAAAGCAAGGGCCTGCGCTCGCTGGCTATGAGTGGAAGCGTGACCTTGCGGCGGATCTGGACGCGGTGCGTGAGTGGGGAGCCGCCGCTGTCGTCTCTCTTATTGAAAAGCACGAAATCGAGCTGCTGGGGGTCGCAGATCTGGAGACTGCGGTTGGTGCTCGCGGGATGGAGTGGTTTCATCTCCCGATCCCCGACGTCAGGGCGCCTGGCGAGGAATTCGAGCAACGATGGCTCCAGTCCGGAGCCCGACTGCGCAGTCTCCTCACCAACGGGAAAAGCATCTTTATCCATTGCCGGGGAGGGCTGGGCCGTGCCGGCACAGTGGCAGCGAGACTGCTCATCGAACTCGGCATCACCGGCGCAGATACCGCAATCGCCAAAGTTCGACAGGTCAGGCCGGGCGCCATTGAGACGAAGGCACAAGAAGATCACCTGCGAGAGATCGAGCGTATCTATGATCGGTCCTATGGCTGTTTGGTTGGACTGGCGGTCGGAGATGCTGTGGGGACGACGCTCGAGTTCAAGCCGCGCGACAGCTATGCCCACATCACGGACATGGTCGGGGGAGGGCCGTTCGGCTTGGATGCGGGGACATGGACCGATGACACTTCCATGGCCCTGGCGCTCGGAGAAGCTCTTCTCGCCAGCGCGGCCAAGGGCTCGGCTTTTGAGCCGGGAGAAGCACAACGGCGTTTTGTCGATTGGTGGAGGAACGGCGCCTTCAGTCCCACGGGCAGTTGTTTCGATATCGGGATCGCAACCCGGCAGGCCCTTGCTCGGTTCGAGGAAACGGGCGACCCGATTGCCGGCTCGACCGATTCGTACTCGGCAGGCAACGGCTCACTAATGAGGCTCGCGCCAGTCGCGATCTGGGGGATACAGCAAGATCCCGCAGTAGTGACACGAGTAGCCCGCCTACAGAGCATGACCACGCACGCCGCAGATGCGTGCCTCGATGCCTGTGAAGCGTATGCACTGGTCTTGCGGGCGGCTATCCTAGGTGCCAGCTTTGAGGATGCTCTGGCGGTTCCCTCGGGTGAATATGGACCTGAGGTCGGTCCAATCATGGCCGGTAGCTGGCGCGGGAAAGCACGCGATCAGATTGCGAGCAGCGGATTCGTAGCGCACAGCCTCGAAGCAGCGATCTGGTCCGTGGCAAACACGACGAGCTTTGACGACGCCGTGCTGTTGGCAGCCAACCTCGGTGACGATGCCGACACTACGGCCGCAATTGCCGGGCAGTTGGCCGGCGCAATTTACGGCGCATCGTCGATCCGCCAATCATGGCTAGAAAAGCTGGCATGGCGCGAGGAAATTGAGACTCTCGCGCGTAAACTGGCGTTCCCGGCAGTCGC
- a CDS encoding NYN domain-containing protein produces the protein MANEPRTPRLAVLIDADNASSRIAPRLFEEIAKIGEASVRRIYGDFSGTRLKSWADVLATHAIKAHQNFAYTSGKNASDIALVIDAMDLLHTGRFDGFCLVSSDSDFTGLASRIREQGIDVYGFGEQKTPESFRQACRRFIYTENLLPEAPTSDEPGRQDARPASVKKSPKAAAPLIRTAISQLDDEGGWVPLGRVGQRLAALASDFDPRTYGEGKLSDLVEKAGGFESRRTETGHLQIRVSPSGKAGEVKARKATPG, from the coding sequence ATGGCTAATGAACCTCGCACCCCACGGCTTGCTGTCTTGATTGACGCAGATAATGCTTCTTCCCGGATCGCACCGCGCCTCTTTGAAGAGATTGCCAAGATCGGTGAGGCAAGTGTCCGCCGTATTTACGGCGATTTCTCCGGGACTAGGCTTAAATCGTGGGCTGACGTTCTCGCCACTCATGCGATCAAGGCGCACCAGAACTTTGCGTATACCAGCGGCAAGAATGCATCGGATATTGCTTTGGTCATCGACGCGATGGACCTTTTGCATACCGGTCGTTTCGACGGGTTTTGCCTTGTCTCTTCCGACAGCGATTTTACCGGACTCGCCTCGCGTATCCGTGAGCAGGGGATCGATGTCTACGGCTTCGGAGAGCAGAAAACTCCCGAGAGCTTCCGACAAGCGTGTCGCCGCTTCATCTACACCGAGAACCTGCTGCCAGAGGCGCCAACGTCAGATGAGCCAGGCCGACAGGATGCCCGTCCGGCTAGCGTAAAGAAGTCGCCCAAAGCTGCGGCACCTTTGATCCGAACTGCCATCTCACAGCTCGATGATGAAGGGGGCTGGGTGCCTCTTGGGCGGGTCGGCCAACGTCTTGCAGCGCTCGCCTCTGACTTTGACCCTCGAACCTATGGTGAAGGCAAGCTGAGCGACCTGGTCGAGAAGGCGGGGGGCTTTGAATCTCGCAGAACTGAGACAGGGCATTTGCAAATCCGGGTCTCTCCGTCTGGCAAGGCAGGCGAGGTTAAAGCAAGAAAGGCAACACCCGGATGA